The following coding sequences lie in one Lysobacter capsici genomic window:
- a CDS encoding OsmC family protein, whose product MGISRHATAHWEGDLKSGQGKLSTPQSGLLDNTRYGFNSRFGDEKGTNPEELIAAAHAGCFTMALSAKLSEAGHPPARLDTRAEVDLSMEGGPTLSQIRLKVTAEVPGIDAAKFQAIAEDAKANCPVSKALSAVPISLEAKLA is encoded by the coding sequence ATGGGTATCTCGCGTCACGCCACCGCACATTGGGAAGGCGATCTCAAGAGCGGGCAGGGCAAGCTGAGCACGCCGCAGAGCGGTCTGCTCGACAACACCCGTTACGGTTTCAACAGCCGCTTCGGCGACGAGAAGGGCACCAATCCCGAAGAACTGATCGCCGCGGCCCACGCCGGCTGTTTCACCATGGCCTTGTCGGCCAAGCTCAGCGAAGCCGGGCATCCGCCGGCCAGGCTCGACACCCGCGCCGAGGTCGACCTGTCGATGGAAGGCGGCCCGACGCTGTCGCAGATCCGGCTCAAGGTGACCGCCGAGGTGCCGGGGATCGATGCGGCCAAGTTCCAGGCGATCGCCGAGGACGCCAAGGCCAATTGCCCGGTGTCGAAGGCGCTCAGCGCGGTGCCGATCAGCCTGGAGGCCAAGCTGGCCTGA